Genomic window (Luteibacter yeojuensis):
AGAAAGGCACGGGCAAGGACTGGAGCGTGGTGGATGGCGCCATCGAACTCCATCGCGACCTCAAGGCACCGCGCGAAGACTTCGCGGACCTCGTCACCGACAAGGAATACGAGAACTTCGACCTCAAGCTCGAATGGAAGATGACGCCCTGCGCGGACGCCGGCATCATCTTCAACGTGCAGGAAGCGCCGAAGTATCGCGAGACCTGGGAGACGGGTCCGGAGATGCAGATCGCCGATCTGGTCTGCACCAAGCCCGACAGCTACACGCTCTACGAGCGCTCGGGCGATCTCTTCGACCTCATTTCCGCTCCCGTCGAGAACGTGAGGGAGCACGGGAACTGGAACGCGATCGAGATCATCGTCGACCAC
Coding sequences:
- a CDS encoding 3-keto-disaccharide hydrolase encodes the protein MSRAPLKVLAACCIAALPAYASAATAPDGFTSLFDGKTLSGWHSFGQKGTGKDWSVVDGAIELHRDLKAPREDFADLVTDKEYENFDLKLEWKMTPCADAGIIFNVQEAPKYRETWETGPEMQIADLVCTKPDSYTLYERSGDLFDLISAPVENVREHGNWNAIEIIVDHGHVQFFQNGRKTVDTTLWTPEWNALVAKTKFAKMPDYARFHKGRIALQGGEDKGIEPIRISFRNIRIKEL